The DNA sequence TCGGGATCGCGATCGAGCTCCAGTAGCTGCTCCGCAAGAGAATCGAGCATGCGAATCGAGATGGTGTTCATCTGCTCGGGTCGGTTGAAAGTCAGCGTCGCGATCGCGCCGGATTTTTCGAGAAGTAGTTCACTCATGCGCGTCATCCTACCCGAGCCCTCGTCGCGTCTGCCGAGCGGGATTGACTTTCGTTCTTTATTCGCCCATCTTCAGACCGATCATGTCCCGGTTCCACGAGCCGATCCGGGGGCGCGGAACGCGCGAATCACCCCCCAACCGCTTCGAACACCAGGCGCTCGAGATCGA is a window from the bacterium genome containing:
- a CDS encoding enoyl-CoA hydratase/isomerase family protein, which codes for MSELLLEKSGAIATLTFNRPEQMNTISIRMLDSLAEQLLELDRDP